The genomic segment CTGGGCGTTGTGTTTCTGGGGACGTGGCTGGCCGAAGGGGCCGGCTGAACGGATCTGTCGTCAGTCCTTGCGCGACAACGCGGCCCGCGGACAGTCCGCGATGGCCTGCTCGGCAAGCGCCTCCTGTCCGGTCGGAACGGGATCGGCGATCACGGTCGCGTATTCGTCCTCATCGAGTTGGAAGACCTCCGGCGCGATGCGCACGCAAAAGGCGTTCCCCTCGCAGCGATCCCGGTCCACTACGACACGCATGTGTCCTCCTCCGTCATCCGGTCA from the Mycolicibacterium crocinum genome contains:
- a CDS encoding ferredoxin, which codes for MRVVVDRDRCEGNAFCVRIAPEVFQLDEDEYATVIADPVPTGQEALAEQAIADCPRAALSRKD